The nucleotide sequence AGCCCCAGGTAAGCCAGCCCCATCCATGCCACGAAGGCGCCCATCATGTAGAGCGCGCCATGGGCGAAGTTGATGACGTTGAGCAAACCGAAAATGACCGCCAGGCCGAGCGACAGCATGGCGTAGAAGGAACCGTTGACCAGGCCCAGCAGCAATTGCCCGAACAGGGCCTGCATGGGGATGCCGAAAAAATTCATGGTTTTTTGGAAATCCTGCGCCGGTTATGCATAGGCAAGCGAAGGCGGGCGCGGCGCCCCGGGCCGTGCCGGGACGCGCCGCGCCGCGATGCCGGGCTTATTTCTTGACCAGCTTGCAGGTCGATTCCGACAGCTTGGTGTAGACCTGGTCCCCGGGCAGGGTGGCCACCACCTTGTAGTAGTCCCAACGCCCCTTGGACTCCTTGGGCGTCTTCACCTGCATCAGGTACATGTCGTGGACCATGCGGCCGTCTTCGCGCACATAGCCGCCCTGGGCGAACATATCGTTGATCTTGTTCGACTTCATCCACTTCATGACGGTGTCGGCGTCGTCGGTACCGGTGGCCTTGACGGCGTTCAGGTAGAAGGACACCGACGAGTAGTCGCCCGCCTGCAGCATGGAGGGCTTGCGGCCGATCTTGGCCTCGAACTTCTTGCTCCAGGCGCGCGAGGCGTCGTTCTGGTCCCAGTACCAGCCATCGGTCAGGTACATGTTCTGCGTGGCCTGCAGGCCCAGCGAGTCGATGTCGTTGATGAACACCAGCAGGCCCGCCAGCTTCATGGACTGGGTGATGCCGAACTCGTTGGCGGCCTTGACGGAATTGATCGTGTCGCCGCCCGCGTTGGCCAGGCCCAGGATCTGCGCCTTGGATGCCTGCGCCTGCAGCAGGAACGAGGAGAAGTCCGAGGCGCCCAGCGGTGCGCGCACCTGGCCCTTGACTTCGCCGCCGGCCGCCTTCACAACATTGGCGGTGTCGCGTTCCAGTGCGTGGCCGAAGGCGTAGTCGGCGGTCAGGAAGAACCAACTCTTGCCGCCGTCCTTCACCACGGCGGAGCCGGTGCCGCGCGCCAGGGCCACGGTGTCATAGGCGTAGTGCACGGTGTAGGGCGTGCATTGCGCATTGGTCAGGTCCGAGGCGCCCGCGCCGATGGCGATGAAGGGTTTCTTCTTTTCCGCCGCGACGGCCGCCATGGCCAGGCTGGTCGCGGAATTGGTGCCGCCCACCAGCACGTCCAGGTGCTGCTGGTCGAACCATTCCCGCGCGCGCGAAGACGCCACGTCGGCCTTGTTCTGGTGGTCGGCGTACAGCAGTTCGATTTTCTTGCCGTTGATGGCGCCGCCGGCATCCTCGATCGCCATGCGGATGGCTTCCACGCCGGCCTTGCCGTCGATGTCGGAATACACGCCCGACATATCGGTAATGAAGCCGATGCGGATGACATCGTTGGAGACGCCTTGCGCGTGAGCGGCGGGCGCCGCGACCAGGCCCAGCCCGGCCAGCGCCAATGCGGCGGTAAGGGTATGCAGCTTCATCATTACTCCTCTCCCTCTTGTAGGGGGTTGCCGGTTATCCGGCGGGTCGCACATTCAAACGCCCAACAGGTCGTTGAGCGTTTCCTGTTTTTCAGCAAGTTGTGCTGCGTCGAAATGCTCCACGATCTGGCCGTGTTCCATGACGTAGAAGCGATCGGCCAGCGGCGCGGCGAAATGGAAATTCTGTTCCACCATGACGATGGTGTAGCCCCGTTGCTTCAGGGCGGTGATCATGCGTCCCAGCGCCTGCACGATAACCGGAGCCAGGCCTTCGGAGATCTCGTCCAGAAGCAGCAGGCTGGCGCCCGTGCGCAGGATGCGCGCGACGGCCAGCATCTGCTGCTCGCCCCCCGACAGGCGGGTGCCGGGCGAGTGCCGCCGTTCGTGCAGGTTGGGGAACATGTCGTAGATCTCGGCCAGCGACATGCCCCCGCCCAGCGCGCCGCCGATGACCGGCGGCAGCAGCAGGTTCTCTTCGCAGGACAGGCTGGCGAAGATGCCGCGTTCCTCGGGGCAGTAGCCCACGCCCAGGTGCGCGATGCGAAAAGTGGGCATGCCGATGGATTCGGTGCCATTGATGCGCACCGACCCCCGGCGCGTGCCGGTCAGTCCCAGGATGGCGCGCAGCGTGGTGGTGCGGCCGGCGCCGTTGCGGCCCAGCAGCGTCACGACTTCGCCCTGGGCCACTTGCATGTTCACGCCATGCAGGATGTGCGATTCGCCATACCAGGCGTGCAGATCGGAGATTTCCAGTGCCGGCGCTGTCATCCGTGCGCTCCTTGCAATTCACCCGCGGTGGTCCCCATATATGCCTGCATCACGTCCGGATTGGCCGAGACCTCGGCGTAGTCGCCTTCGGCCAGGATGGCGCCACGCGCCAGCACGGTAATGCGGTCGGCGATGGACGACACCACTTTCATATTGTGTTCGACCATCAGGACGGTGCGCCCGGCGCTGACCCGCTTGATCAGCCGGGTGACGCGATCGACATCCTCGTGGCCCATGCCCTGCGTGGGTTCGTCCAGCAGCATCAATTCCGGCTCCATGGCCAGCGTGGTGGCGATTTCCAGCGCCCGCTTGCGTCCGTAGGGCAGGTTGACCGTCATTTCGTCGGCGAAGCCGCCAAGGTCCACTTCATCGAGCAGCGCGCGCGCCGTCTCGTTGAGCCGGTCCAGCGGCTTTTCGCTGCGCCAGAAATGATAGGAAAGTCCCGTCTTGCGCTGCAGTCCGATGCGCACGTTTTCCAGTACCGTCAGGTGCGGGAATACGGCCGAAATCTGGAAGGAGCGGATGATGCCGCGGCGGGCGATCTGCGCGGGCCGTTCGCCGGTGATGTCGATGCCGTTGAAAACGATGCGGCCGGCGCTGGGCGCCAGGAATTTCGTCAGCAGGTTGAAGCAGGTAGTCTTGCCGGCCCCGTTGGGTCCGATGAGCGCGTGGATGTGTCCGCGACGCACGCGCAGGTCGACGCCTTTCACGGCGACGAAGCCGCGAAATTCCTTGGTCAGTCCCTGGGTCTCCAGAATGGTGTCTTCCATACTCCACCATCGTTCATTGTGCTTAATTGTTGCGGCGAGTATGCGGACGGCCCGGGCAAAATACTATGCGGGTTTTACATAGGTTTTTTCTAAGGGCTGGCAGGGCTTGACAGTGGTGTGAAAACGGCCGGCTTCATGCGGCCTTCGGCGGGGTTTTGTGCCGGTATTCGCACAAGTCGGCGATCCCGCATTGCGGGCATTTGGGCGTGCGCGCGACGCAGACGTAGCGGCCGTGCAGGATCAGCCAGTGATGGGCGTCCTGCAGGTAGTCCTTGGGCACCAGCCGCGTCAGCTTGAGCTCGACTTCCAGCACGTTCTTGCCCGGCGCCAGTCCGGTGCGGTTGGCGACGCGGAAGATATGGGTATCGACCGCCATCGTGGCTTGTCCGAAGGCGGTGTTCAACACTACGTTGGCGGTCTTGCGGCCGACGCCCGGCAGGGCTTCCAGGGCTTCGCGGGTGCGCGGCACTTCGCCGCCGTGCTGCTCCAGGATCAGGCGCGCGGTGGCGACGGCGTTTTTCGCCTTGGTGCGGTACAGGCCTATGGTCTTGATGTAGTCGGCCAGGCCGGCTTCGCCCAGCTCCACCAGGCCCTGCGGCGTGCCGTAATGGGGAAAGAACTTGCGCGTGGCGATGTTGACCGATTTGTCCGTGGCCTGCGCCGACAGCAGCACCGCGATCAGCAGCTGGAAGGGCGTAGCGTATTCCAGTTCGGTCGTCGGTGTCGGATTGGCGGCTTGCAGGCGGGAGAAGATCTCGCGGCGTTTGGCTGCATTCATCGGTGGGACGGTTCCTGTTCTGTTTGTTGCCGGTCCGGCGCGCGCGCTGGCGCACATATCCCGGGCCCTGTCCGTGTCCTTTTACGTGGCGCGGCGTGCCCGGGCGCGCGCCAGGGCGCTCTCGATCGCGGCCCGCCGGCGTGCCGCGGCCTGGGCCTCGGCGTCGGCCGCGGGGTTCGCGGCCAGGTCCGGGATGCCCGATGGCGGCCCGTCCGGCCGCGCGCCCGATGGCACCGGCGCCGGGGGCGTATCGGCGGCCGGCAGCGGCGCCTGGCGTGCGATGGCCGCCAGGGGGGCGCCCGCGCGGCGGGCGCCGGCGCCGGTATCCGCATTGGGGCCGGCGCCTTCCAGCAGCCGTCGGGCACGGCGCTCGTGGCGGTCGCGCGCGCGGACGGCGTCCTCGGCCGTCCAGCCGCGGCCCGCGGGCGCCATGGCGATGCAGTCCACGGGGCAGGGCGCGACGCAAAGGTCGCAGCCCGTGCACAGCTCATCCACGACCGTGTGCATGCGCTTGGCGGCGCCAACGATGGCGTCGACCGGACAGGCATCGATGCACAGCGTACAGCCGATGCAATGGGCTTCGTCGACCACCGCCACCATCAAGGGGCCGGGCTGGCCCCGCGACAGGTCCAGCGCCGGCGCGGGACGGCCCAGCAGGGCCGCGAGCGCCCGCACCCCTTCTTCGCCGCCGGGCGGACAGCGGTTGATATCGACCTCGCCGGCGGCGATGGCGCGCGCGTAGGGGCGGCAGCCGTCGTAGCCGCACTTGGTGCATTGGGTCTGGGGAAGCAGGCCGTCGATACGGTCCGCGAGCGTGATGCTGGGCATAAAAGAAAAGCGGGGCCTGGACGGCCCCGTATCGAAACAAGCGGCGGCCGCGGCCGCCATGTCGCGACCTCAGTCGTATTGGCGGATGAAGTCGGCGATTTTAGGACAGACCAGCTCGCGCCAGCGGCGACCCGAGAAAATCCCGTAGTGGCCGCAGTTCTCCGCGGTGTAATGCATCTTGCGGTCGGCCGGGATCCCGCTGCACAGGTCCAGCGCGGCGCGCGTCTGTCCCAGGCCGGAAATATCGTCCAGCTCGCCTTCGATCGTCAGCAGGGCGACCTTCTTGATGTCGGCCGGCTTCACCAGCTTGCCGTCCACTTTCCATTTACCGGTGGGAAGCTGGTATTCCTGGAACACCATCTTGATGGTATCCAGGTAGAACTCGGCGGCCATGTCCAGCACCGCGTTGTATTCGTCGTAGAAACGGCGGTGGGCTTCGGCGTCGTTGTCGTCGCCGCGCACCAGGTCCTGGTAGAAATCGTAGTGCGATTTCAGGTGGCGGTCGGGATTCATGGCGACGAAGCCGGCGTGTTGCAGGAATCCGGGGTAGACGGGGCGGCCGGCGCCGGGATAGCGGCCGGGGACGCGGTGGATGAGCTGGTTCTCGAACCACGAATAGGGCTTGGTGGTCGCCAGGTTATTCACCTGCGTGGGGCTTTGGCGCGGATCGATGGGTCCGCCCATCATGATCATCGTCTTGGGCTGGCAGGGGTCGTTGTCCGATGCCATCAGCGAAATCGCCGCCAGTACCGGGACGGTAGGCTGGCAAACGGAAATGACATGCGTATCGGCGCCCAGGAAGCGCAGGAAGTCCTGCACATAGCGCACGTAATCGTTCAGGTGGAAGGGGCCTTCCGACAGGGGCACCATCCGGGCATCGACCCAGTCCGTGACGTAGACATCGTGCCGGGGCAACAGGGCGCGCACGGTATCGCGCAGCAGGGTCGCATGGTGGCCCGACAGCGGCGCCACCAGCAGTACCTGGGGATCCTTGCGCTTGCTCAGCCCTTGCCGTTCGAAATGGATGAGGCGGCAGAACGGTTTGTCGACGGCGACCTTCTCGACCACCTTCACGCGCTTGCCATCGATGTCGGTGGTGGGCAGGCCCCACGCGGGCTTTTCATATTCCTTGCCGATGCGGTGCATCAGCTCGTAGCCGGCAGCCAGCTGGCGGGAAACGGGCGTATACGCCCAGGGGCTATAGGGGTTGGAGAACAACTGCGAGCCGACGTCCGTGAAGGCGGCAAAAGGCGTCAAGAAGGCGCGCTGCAGTTCGTGCAATTGATACAGCATCGAAAATTCCTTTCCAGACCTGGAGCCGTCGGCCCCTTCACGCCTGGCACTATCCTCATGCATTTTGGACCCGGCCATGGCGCGTTCGTGCGGATCATTTTACGCACTGCAACAGATCTGACAGTAATTGGGACGGATCCAGGGGCTCGGGACGTCCAAATTCTGTTGCCAAAAAGGGAAATTCAGTTTCCTGTCAGTTCGTCGCGCCGTCTCGTCGAAGGGGACGCGTTCCGTTCCGTGGCGACTATGCAACGCGCAAGGCGCGTGCCGCCCTTATTGCCAAAGATTGCAGGCGCCGCCGGCCAGGGGGCGACCAAAGGCGGAGGGCGCCGCCCGCCACGAGCGCGGCTACCAGTAGTTTTCGACCGCCAGATTGCCCGGCACGCCCCGGCGGCCCGGGGCGAAGCCTTTCTCTCCCAGGAGCTTACGGGCGTCGGCCAGCATTGCGGGATTGCCGCAAAGCATGACCTTGGAATGAGCCGGGTCCAGCCTTTCGCCCACGAGCGTTTCGAGCCGGCCGTCCTGGATCAGGGTGGTGAGGCGCGCCTGCGGCATGCCGGGCAGCGCTTCCTGGGTGGCGATGGGCAAATAGATCAGCTTGCGCGGATCGGCGCGATAGATGTCGGCGAATTCCGGCAGGGTGGACCAGCCTTCGATCTCCTGGCGATAGGCCAGTTCCTGGGCGGTGCGCACGCCATGGATCAGGATGATGCGGCGAAAGGCGGTCCAGGTGGCGGGATCCCGCAGGATGGATAGATAGGCCGACAGGCCGGTACCCGTGGCCAGGAGCCATAGGTCGCTGTCTGCGGCGGATGGCCCCGCCGATCCCGGGGCCAGGAAGCGGTCTATGGTAAGGAAACCGTATGGGTTCTTTTCGATGTACAGCGCATCGCCCGGTTTCAGCGCGGCCAGCCGGGGACTGAAGGGGCCGTCGGGAACGACGATGGAATAGAACTCCAGTTCATGGTCCAGCGGGCCGGATACCATGGAGTACGCGCGCCACAGCGTGGGTACCGCATCGGGTGCGTCGCTTTCCGGCAAGCCGACCCGGGCGAATTGCCCCGCCTTGTAGACGAAGCCGGGATCGCGGGTGACGCGCAGGGAAAACAATTTGCCCGGCACCCAGGTGCGAACCTCGGTAACGGTCTGGCGCGTGTACTTGCTTTCGGGCATGGGTAGTGGAGCCTTATGCTGCGCCGGCGGGCCTGCTGACCGCGCCCCGGAAGAAGGGGCGTGCGTGGGCGGCGGCCTGTCGAAATAGCAAGCCTCATGCGTCGCGGGACGCGGGCGCGGTTATTTTTCCAGGTACTGCAGCTTGTCCGGCTTGCCGTTCCAGTCGTCCGCATCCGCCGGCGGGGTTTTGGAGCGGCTGATGCTCTCGAACTCCTGGGACAGTTCAGCATTGATCTTGATGAACTTCATCTGATCCTGCGGGACGTCTTCCTCGGCATAAATGGCATTGGCCGGGCACTCGGGAATACAGACCGCGCAGTCGATGCATTCATCCGGATCGATGACAAGGAAATTGGGCCCTTCGCGGAAGCAATCAACGGGGCAGACGTCGACGCAATCGGTGTACTTGCATTTGATACAGTTTTCGGTGACGACGTGAGTCATGCGGCAACTCCCGAAGGGGCGTCATTTATTCTGGTGAAAAACGGGATTTTACCCAATTGCGTCGACGGCCCCCGCGCATAACCCTGGGGCGGGTAATGTCGCGGCCCCATATCAACCTGCCGTGCGGGGCCCGGGCCGGGCGAACGGCGACACGGATGGACAAGAAACGATGAACCGGCGTGGCGTGAAGGCGGGCGGCCGGCGGCCATGTCCGGGTACTATGGTTGAATACGGTTTTTCCCGCCTGGCGCAGGAAGACCGCGCCGTCCCGCCCCGGGAACGCGCGGGCGCGTAGCGCCGGCGCGCACGAAAGCGATCACGCGAATCATGATAATCACCTCGCTGCTAGATACCGACCTGTACAAGTTCAGCATGATGCAGGTCGTCCTGCATCATTTTCCTGCCGCACAGGTGGAATACCGCTACAAGTGCCGCACGCCGGGCGTGAACCTGCGCCCCTATATGGACGAGATCCGCGCCGAGATCCATCACCTGTGCCAGTTGCGGTTCAGCGAGGACGAGCTGGACTATCTGCGCGGCCTGCGTTTCATAAAAAGCGATTTCGTCGATTTCCTGGGGCTGTTCCACTTGCCCGAACGCTGCATCTCCGTGGGCGAGGGCGAGCATCCCGGCGAAATCTCCATCGAGGTCAAGGGGCCGTGGCTGCACACGATCCTGTTCGAAATCCCCGTCCTGGCCATCGTCAACGAAGTCTATTTCCGCAATACGCGCGCGCATCCCGATCTGGAAGAGGGCCGCTCGCGCCTGCGGTCGAAGATGGGCCTGGTGGTGGATGCGCCCGACCTGGCGGATTTCCGCGTGGCCGAATACGGTACGCGGCGCCGTTTTTCCAAGACCTGGCATGACGAGGTCGTGGCCACCATGAAGGCCACCATGGGCAAGATGTTCGCCGGCACGAGCAATGTGGCCCTGGCGCGCAAATACGATGTCCTGCCGCTGGGCACCATGGGACACGAATACCTGCAGGCCTGCCAGGCGCTGGGCCCGCGCCTGCGCGACTCGCAGGTCTTCGCGCTGGAGGTCTGGGCCAAGGAATACCGTGGCGACCTGGGCATCGCGCTGTCCGATGTCTACGGCACCGATGCCTTCCTGCGCGACTTCGATATGTATTTCTGCAAGCTGTTCGACGGTGCGCGCCACGATTCCGGCGATCCCTTCCTGTGGGGCGAACGCATGATCGAGCACTACAAGGCCAACCGCGTCGACCCGCGCGCCAAGACCCTGGTGTTCTCCGATGCGCTGACCTTCCCGCGCGCGATCGAGCTGGCGCGCCGCTTTGCCGGGCGCTGCCGCGTATCGTTCGGCATCGGCACCAATCTCACGAATGACCTGGGCCACCAGCCGCTGCAGATCGTCATGAAAATGGTCCGCTGCAACGGGCAGCCCGTGGCGAAGGTATCGGACTCGCCAGAAAAGACCATGTGCGACGATCCCGCCTATCTGGCCTACCTGCGGCAGGTGTTCCAGTTGCCGCCCATCCCGGAGGAAAGTGGGGCCAAGTAGGCCCGTGGCCATCGGCGCGGATGCGCGCGCCGGCCCGGTGGCGGCCGGGAACCGGCGCCCGGATCATGCCGGCGACGGGCCGCCGTTCCATTTCCCCTATGCGTGCGCGATGCGGACGCGGCGATAATCTTCGATCCCGTCCGGGTTGTTCCCGGGCGGCAAACAACCTGCAACCAAGAGGAAACTTGCATGAGTTCGATCAAGCGCGTCAATGTTGAAAAGCGCCTGTCCGACATGGCCATCTACAACGGTGTGGCCTACCTGGCCGGCCAGGTGCCGGACGATGCCTCCCTGGACATCACCGGACAGACCCAGCAGGTGCTGGCCACCATCGACCGCCTGCTGGCGGAAGCGGGCACCGACAAGAGCAAGATCCTGATGGCGCAGATCTTCGTCGCCAACATGAAGGAGTTCGACGGCATGAACAAGGCCTGGGACGCATGGGTCGCCCCGGGCAACGCGCCGCCGCGCGCCACGGTGGAAGCCCGGCTGGCCAATCCCGACTACAAGGTCGAGATCGTCGTCACCGCCGCCATCGGCTGAGTTCCTGCCGCTCGCGGCGCGGTGGCTCCGGTCATCCCAGCCGCGACAGCGGATCCTGCCGGTAGTAGGTGCGCAACAGCCCATACCACTCCGGCAGCGCGGCGGCCAGCGGCTCCGGATCGACGAAAAAAGATTCCGAACTGACGGCGAAGAATTCGCCTTCGTCGGTGGCCGCGTACGGATCCATGGGCAGTTGCCCGTACCAGGGGTCGGCGTCTGGTCCTTCCGGGTCGATATGCGGCGGGATCGCCGCTTCCACCGCTTCCAGCGCCGCGGAAAACCGGTCCAGGCTGTCGTCCAGGACGCGCCGCCACAGGCGCGCGCTGAGCTCCGGCCGGCCCGCCAGGCTGGGCATGCCGTCGGCCTCGCCGCCCATCAGGTCCAGCTTGTGGGCGAATTCGTGGATGACCACATTGAAGGCGCCTTCGGCCAGGCGCGCGTCTTCCCAGGACAGCACCACCGGCCCGCCGTCCCAGGCTTCGCCGGCGGCGTCTTCCGTATATTCGTGGACCACGCCGATGTCGTCCTCGCGCCGGCGCGGAATGGCGAAGCCGCCGGGATAGACGATGATCTCGTCCCAGCCCTCGTACAGCGCCGTGGGCAGCTTCAGGATGGGCAAGGCGGCCTGCACCGCGATGGATAGGCACATGAAATCGGTCAGCGCCAGTCCGCGCGCGCCGTTCATGGTCTTGCTGGCCAGCAGCCAGGCGGCGCGGGCGCGCAGCTCGGCGGTGTCCGCGGCATCCAGGCCGGCAAGGAAGGGGTAGGCGCGCAACACGTCCTCCCAGAGCGCCGGTTCGATGCGCGCCTGCACATCGGCGACGCGGGCGGCGGGCGCGCCGCGTCCTAGCAGCCATCGCAGCATAAGACGGGTTCTCCATATGTTCATGCCCATCGGCGGCGTCCACGCATGGGTCCCACCGCGACCGGACCGGGGGCGCCGCCGCGCCGGCCGGGCGGGGCGCACGAGCGCCTTCCAGGGGCGACAGGCCCTAGTGTAGAGTGTCGGGATTCCGTCCCTGTTGCCTCGTTCCGTTTTTGTCGCCTGCGCCGATGCCCGCGCCTTCCGATCACGATACTCCGACGCCTTTCGACGCCGCGTGGTTCGACGAAGCCGCGGCTGGCCTGGACGCGCAGGCCTGCGCACAACTGCAAAAGGCCGTGGAATGGGCGGCGCCGCGCTTCGGCGATGAGCAGGCCCTGACGGGCGAGCCCCTGGCCGGCCACGCGGCGGGCGCGGCGCGCATCCTGGCAGGCTTGCAGACCGACGGGCCGACGCGCGCGGCCGCCGTGCTGGCGGCCCTGCCCGCGGACCTGACGGCGCCGGCGCCTTCGGGCCGGCATGACCCGGCCGCCGCGGAGTTCGGCCCGGAAGTCGCCCGCCTGGTGCAGGGCGCCCGCGCCTTGCTGCGCCTGGGCGCCGTGGCGCGGCTGGCCAGCGACAGCGCGGCCGACACCGGGTCGCAAAAGGAGATGCAGCGCAAGATGCTGCTGGCCATGGCGGCGGACCTGCGTATCGTCCTGATGCGCCTGGCGTCGCGCCTGCAAAGCCTGCGCTGGCACGCCGCGTCCAAGACGCCTTGCCCGCCGGAACTGGCGCGGGAAACGCTGGATCTGTATGCGCCGCTGGCCAACCGCCTGGGCATATGGCAGCTCAAGTGGGAACTGGAAGACCTGGCGTTCCGCTTCCTGGACGCCGACCGCTACAAGGAGATCGCCCGCCTGTTGGAAGAAAAACGGGTGGAACGCGAGGCCTTCATCGCCGATGCCGTCGAACGCCTGCGCAGCGGCCTGCGCAAGGCCGGCATCGAGGCCGAGGTCAGCGGCCGGCCCAAGCATATCTACAGCATCTGGAACAAGATGCGCATCAAGAAGCTGGACTTCAACCAGATGTACGACCTGCGTGCATTGCGGGTCATCGTCCGGGACGTCCGCGAGTGCTATACCGCGCTGGCGCTGGTGCACGAACTCTGGACGCCCTTGCTGGACGAGTTCGACGACTATATTTCGCGGCCCAAGCCCAATGGCTACCGTTCCCTGCACACGGTGGTGATGGACAAGGACGGGCGGCCGTTCGAAGTACAGATCCGCACGCAGGACATGCACCAGTTCGCGGAATACGGGATGGCCGCGCATTGGCGCTATAAGGAGGCCGGCGCCAAGGGCGGGCAGGTGGCCGCGTCCAGCGACTACGACCGGCAGCTTTCCTGGATGCGGCAGTTGCTGGCCTGGAATGCCGACCTGGACGCCGGTCCCGCGCCGCCGGCGCAGGCCGCGGGACCGGCCCCGGCCGCCGCGCCGCATCCCCGGCCCGCGGAACACATTTACGTGCTGACGCCGCAGGCGCGGGTGATCGAATTGCCCGCCGGTTCCACGCCTGTCGATTTCGCCTATCACCTGCATACCGACCTGGGCCACCGCTGCCGCGGCGCCCGGGTGGACGGCCAGATGGTGCCGCTGCAAACCCGGCTGGCCACGGGCCAGACCGTGGAAATCGTCGCCGCCAAGGCGGGCGG is from Bordetella bronchialis and encodes:
- a CDS encoding zinc-dependent peptidase gives rise to the protein MLRWLLGRGAPAARVADVQARIEPALWEDVLRAYPFLAGLDAADTAELRARAAWLLASKTMNGARGLALTDFMCLSIAVQAALPILKLPTALYEGWDEIIVYPGGFAIPRRREDDIGVVHEYTEDAAGEAWDGGPVVLSWEDARLAEGAFNVVIHEFAHKLDLMGGEADGMPSLAGRPELSARLWRRVLDDSLDRFSAALEAVEAAIPPHIDPEGPDADPWYGQLPMDPYAATDEGEFFAVSSESFFVDPEPLAAALPEWYGLLRTYYRQDPLSRLG
- a CDS encoding polyhydroxyalkanoate depolymerase, giving the protein MLYQLHELQRAFLTPFAAFTDVGSQLFSNPYSPWAYTPVSRQLAAGYELMHRIGKEYEKPAWGLPTTDIDGKRVKVVEKVAVDKPFCRLIHFERQGLSKRKDPQVLLVAPLSGHHATLLRDTVRALLPRHDVYVTDWVDARMVPLSEGPFHLNDYVRYVQDFLRFLGADTHVISVCQPTVPVLAAISLMASDNDPCQPKTMIMMGGPIDPRQSPTQVNNLATTKPYSWFENQLIHRVPGRYPGAGRPVYPGFLQHAGFVAMNPDRHLKSHYDFYQDLVRGDDNDAEAHRRFYDEYNAVLDMAAEFYLDTIKMVFQEYQLPTGKWKVDGKLVKPADIKKVALLTIEGELDDISGLGQTRAALDLCSGIPADRKMHYTAENCGHYGIFSGRRWRELVCPKIADFIRQYD
- the nth gene encoding endonuclease III, yielding MNAAKRREIFSRLQAANPTPTTELEYATPFQLLIAVLLSAQATDKSVNIATRKFFPHYGTPQGLVELGEAGLADYIKTIGLYRTKAKNAVATARLILEQHGGEVPRTREALEALPGVGRKTANVVLNTAFGQATMAVDTHIFRVANRTGLAPGKNVLEVELKLTRLVPKDYLQDAHHWLILHGRYVCVARTPKCPQCGIADLCEYRHKTPPKAA
- the fdxA gene encoding ferredoxin FdxA translates to MTHVVTENCIKCKYTDCVDVCPVDCFREGPNFLVIDPDECIDCAVCIPECPANAIYAEEDVPQDQMKFIKINAELSQEFESISRSKTPPADADDWNGKPDKLQYLEK
- a CDS encoding RidA family protein, which gives rise to MSSIKRVNVEKRLSDMAIYNGVAYLAGQVPDDASLDITGQTQQVLATIDRLLAEAGTDKSKILMAQIFVANMKEFDGMNKAWDAWVAPGNAPPRATVEARLANPDYKVEIVVTAAIG
- a CDS encoding ABC transporter ATP-binding protein, with translation MTAPALEISDLHAWYGESHILHGVNMQVAQGEVVTLLGRNGAGRTTTLRAILGLTGTRRGSVRINGTESIGMPTFRIAHLGVGYCPEERGIFASLSCEENLLLPPVIGGALGGGMSLAEIYDMFPNLHERRHSPGTRLSGGEQQMLAVARILRTGASLLLLDEISEGLAPVIVQALGRMITALKQRGYTIVMVEQNFHFAAPLADRFYVMEHGQIVEHFDAAQLAEKQETLNDLLGV
- a CDS encoding ferredoxin--NADP reductase, giving the protein MPESKYTRQTVTEVRTWVPGKLFSLRVTRDPGFVYKAGQFARVGLPESDAPDAVPTLWRAYSMVSGPLDHELEFYSIVVPDGPFSPRLAALKPGDALYIEKNPYGFLTIDRFLAPGSAGPSAADSDLWLLATGTGLSAYLSILRDPATWTAFRRIILIHGVRTAQELAYRQEIEGWSTLPEFADIYRADPRKLIYLPIATQEALPGMPQARLTTLIQDGRLETLVGERLDPAHSKVMLCGNPAMLADARKLLGEKGFAPGRRGVPGNLAVENYW
- a CDS encoding ABC transporter ATP-binding protein, which gives rise to MEDTILETQGLTKEFRGFVAVKGVDLRVRRGHIHALIGPNGAGKTTCFNLLTKFLAPSAGRIVFNGIDITGERPAQIARRGIIRSFQISAVFPHLTVLENVRIGLQRKTGLSYHFWRSEKPLDRLNETARALLDEVDLGGFADEMTVNLPYGRKRALEIATTLAMEPELMLLDEPTQGMGHEDVDRVTRLIKRVSAGRTVLMVEHNMKVVSSIADRITVLARGAILAEGDYAEVSANPDVMQAYMGTTAGELQGAHG
- the rsxB gene encoding electron transport complex subunit RsxB codes for the protein MPSITLADRIDGLLPQTQCTKCGYDGCRPYARAIAAGEVDINRCPPGGEEGVRALAALLGRPAPALDLSRGQPGPLMVAVVDEAHCIGCTLCIDACPVDAIVGAAKRMHTVVDELCTGCDLCVAPCPVDCIAMAPAGRGWTAEDAVRARDRHERRARRLLEGAGPNADTGAGARRAGAPLAAIARQAPLPAADTPPAPVPSGARPDGPPSGIPDLAANPAADAEAQAAARRRAAIESALARARARRAT
- the pncB gene encoding nicotinate phosphoribosyltransferase, which codes for MIITSLLDTDLYKFSMMQVVLHHFPAAQVEYRYKCRTPGVNLRPYMDEIRAEIHHLCQLRFSEDELDYLRGLRFIKSDFVDFLGLFHLPERCISVGEGEHPGEISIEVKGPWLHTILFEIPVLAIVNEVYFRNTRAHPDLEEGRSRLRSKMGLVVDAPDLADFRVAEYGTRRRFSKTWHDEVVATMKATMGKMFAGTSNVALARKYDVLPLGTMGHEYLQACQALGPRLRDSQVFALEVWAKEYRGDLGIALSDVYGTDAFLRDFDMYFCKLFDGARHDSGDPFLWGERMIEHYKANRVDPRAKTLVFSDALTFPRAIELARRFAGRCRVSFGIGTNLTNDLGHQPLQIVMKMVRCNGQPVAKVSDSPEKTMCDDPAYLAYLRQVFQLPPIPEESGAK
- a CDS encoding ABC transporter substrate-binding protein; its protein translation is MKLHTLTAALALAGLGLVAAPAAHAQGVSNDVIRIGFITDMSGVYSDIDGKAGVEAIRMAIEDAGGAINGKKIELLYADHQNKADVASSRAREWFDQQHLDVLVGGTNSATSLAMAAVAAEKKKPFIAIGAGASDLTNAQCTPYTVHYAYDTVALARGTGSAVVKDGGKSWFFLTADYAFGHALERDTANVVKAAGGEVKGQVRAPLGASDFSSFLLQAQASKAQILGLANAGGDTINSVKAANEFGITQSMKLAGLLVFINDIDSLGLQATQNMYLTDGWYWDQNDASRAWSKKFEAKIGRKPSMLQAGDYSSVSFYLNAVKATGTDDADTVMKWMKSNKINDMFAQGGYVREDGRMVHDMYLMQVKTPKESKGRWDYYKVVATLPGDQVYTKLSESTCKLVKK